Proteins co-encoded in one Myotis daubentonii chromosome 8, mMyoDau2.1, whole genome shotgun sequence genomic window:
- the FAM110A gene encoding protein FAM110A yields the protein MPVDMLSPGARDSPALPFRLRTKVPGYLLRRPADGGARKPSAVERLEADKAKYVKSLQVANTRQQPVQPLLSKQPLFSPGTRRTVLTPSRRALPGPCRRPQLDLDILSSLIDLCDNPVSPAEASRTPGRAEGAPQDPPATPPRPPPSTAAVRRVDVRPLPASPAQPCPSPDTAASSPARPPGLQRSKSDLSERFSRAAADLERFFNFCGLDPEEARGLGVAHLARASSDIVSLAGPSAGPGSSEGGCSHRSSATIEERARERVPYGVSVIERNARVIKWLYGLRQARETPAVEG from the coding sequence ATGCCTGTGGACATGCTGTCTCCTGGAGCCCGGGACTCACCCGCCCTGCCTTTCCGCCTGAGGACCAAGGTCCCGGGCTACCTGCTCCGGAGGCCTGCCGACGGTGGAGCCCGGAAACCTAGTGCGGTGGAGCGCCTGGAGGCCGACAAGGCCAAGTACGTCAAGAGCCTGCAGGTGGCCAACACCCGCCAGCAACCTGTGCAGCCGCTGCTGTCCAAGCAGCCGCTCTTCAGCCCTGGGACTCGCCGCACCGTGCTCACTCCTAGCCGCCGAGCCCTGCCGGGCCCCTGCCGCCGGCCCCAACTGGACCTGGACATCCTTAGCAGCCTTATCGACTTGTGTGACAACCCGGTGTCCCCTGCCGAGGCTAGCCGCACCCCGGGGCGGGCAGAGGGAGCCCCCCAGGACCCCCCAGCCACCCCTCCACGCCCACCTCCCAGTACCGCTGCCGTCCGCCGAGTGGATGTCCGTCCCCTGCCGGCCTCACCTGCCCAACCCTGCCCATCACCGGACACTGCCGCCTCCAGTCCAGCCCGGCCCCCGGGTTTGCAGCGCTCCAAGTCAGACCTGAGTGAGCGCTTCTCGCGGGCAGCGGCCGACCTGGAGCGATTTTTTAACTTCTGCGGCCTGGACCCAGAGGAGGCACGGGGGTTGGGTGTGGCCCACCTGGCACGAGCCAGCTCAGACATAGTGTCTCTGGCGGggcccagtgctgggccaggTAGCTCCGAGGGGGGCTGCTCCCACCGCAGCTCGGCCACTATTGAGGAGCGGGCCCGGGAGCGCGTCCCCTATGGCGTGTCCGTGATTGAGCGCAATGCCCGTGTGATCAAGTGGCTGTACGGGTTGCGGCAAGCGCGGGAGACTCCGGCGGTGGAGGGATAG